TGGTCCGCGAGGAGCTCATCGCCGCCGGTCTGCGGGCCGCCGAGGCGGTCGGCCTGCGCGGCGCCGGCACGGTCGAGTTTCTGTTGGCCGGCGAGGAATTCTATTTCTGCGAACTGCGACCGCAGCTGACCGCGTTCTGGTCGGTCACCGAGGAGCTGTTCGGCGTCGACCTGGTCGCCGCGCAGTTCCTGGTGGCCGCCGAGCACCTGCCGGGATTTGACCTGAGCGGTCTGGCGGCCCGCGGCCACGCCATCGGCATGCGGATGCTGGCCGAGGACCCGCGCCGGTTCTCGCCGGAGCCGGGTCCGATCGTCGACTGGACGGTGCCGGAGTGCGTACGCGTGGATGCCGCGTACGCGCCGGGCAGCGTGATCAGTGCCGACGACACGACGATCGCCACGGTGGTCGCGCTAGCCGAGGATCGCGCGGCGGCGATCGCCCGCGCGCGGTCGGCGCTGCACGGCTTCCGGCTGACCGGACCGCGACACACCGCGGCGTACTTCGGCCGCCTGCTGGAAAACGACCGCTTCGTCGCCGGCCGCTACGACACGACGCTGCTGGCCTGAGGTCGTACGCAGCGCTAACGATCCGCCACCGCACCGCGAAACTGTCAGACCACCCTGCCAATCTGGGCCCCCACCCAGATCGGGTGGGGGGTGGGTTCGCGCGGGAAACTTAGATAAGTAAAGCGAAATTGACGATCGCGCGCGCGACCGGCCCGGCGCCTCGGGGAAAAGGACCCCCCGACACACAGTCTGCCACCGCGCACCGACACTTCCGGCGACACGGGACATCGACCAACGCACGGAGTCGTACTAACCGTTAACCGGCATTAGGGTTGCCGGGGGTGGTTTCCCTCAAGTCGGGAGAGTGCGCTGGTGACCGAGCAACTCGCGATCGAACAGCTGGCCGTCAACGGCCTGGACTACGGCATCCTGGCGATCTACTTCCTGGTGGTGATCGCCATCGGCCTGCTGGCGCGCAGAGCGATCGCGACCAGCGAGGACTTCTTCCTGTCCGGCCGGTCGCTGCCGGCCTGGGTCACCGGCCTGGCCTTCATCAGCGCCAACCTGGGGGCCACCGAGATCCTCGGCATGGCCGCCAACGGCGCACAGTACGGCGTGTCGACCGTGCACTTCTACTGGATCGGCGCCGTGCCGGCGATGGTGTTCCTCGGCCTGGTGATGATGCCGTTCTACTACAACAGCAAGGTCCACACCGTCCCCGAGTTCCTGCTGCGCCGGTTCAATCGGCCGACCCACTTCTTCAACGCGCTGAGCTTCGCCGCCGGCATGCTGCTGACCGCCGGCGTCAACCTGTACGCCCTCGGCATCGTGCTGCAGAGCCTGCTCGGCTGGCCACTGTGGATCTCGATCATCGTGTCGGCGCTGTTCGTGCTGGTCTACATCACCCTCGGCGGCCTGTCCGGCGCGATCTACACCGAGGTGCTGCAGTTCTTCGTGATCATCGCCGGCCTGGTGCCGATCGTCATCATCGGCCTGGTCGCGGTGGGCGGCTGGGACGGACTGGTCGACAAGGTCAGCCACGGTACGTCGCTCGGCGCCGCCGCGTTCAGCCAGTGGGGTGGCACCCAGGTGGGCCATCCGACCAACCCGCTCGGCGACTGGATCGGCATCGTCTTCGGCCTCGGTTTCGTGCTGTCCTTCGGCTACTGGACGACGAACTTCTCCGAAGTGCAGCGGGCGCTGTCGGCCAAGGATCTCAGCGCCGCGCAGCGTACGCCGCTGATCGGCGCGTTCCCGAAGATCTTCATCCCGGCGCTGACCATCATCCCCGGCCTCATCGCGCTGGTCATCGTGCCCGAGCTGCAGAAGAAGGGCGCCGACTACAATTACGTGATCCCCGAGCTGATGGGCAAGCTGCTGCCAAACGGCGTGCTGGGGATCGCGCTGACCGGCCTGATGGCATCGTTCATGGCCGGCATGGCGGCCAACGTCAGCTCGTTCAACACGGTCTTCACGTACGACCTGTGGCAGCGCTATTTCGCCAAGGACCGGCCCGACCGCTATTACCTCAACGTCGGCCGGATCGCGACGGTGGCCGGCGTGATCATCGGTGTCGGTACGGCGTTCATCGCGGCCGGCTTCAACAACATCATGAACTACATCCAGCTGCTGTTCTCGTTCTTCAACGCGCCGCTGTTCGCGACCTTCCTGATCGCGTTGTTCTGGCGGCGTACGACGCCGTGGGCCGGTTTCTGGGGACTGGTCAGCGGTACGGCCGGCGCCGGCCTCGCGCATTTCTACCTGACCGGCGTGTTCGGCACACCCTTGATCAACATCGAGTCGACGCAGTCGCAAAACTTCTACGGCGCCATCGCGGCGTTCGTGATCGACGCGATCGTGACGGTGATCGTCACCATGGTGACCAAGCCGAAGCCGGAGTCGGAGCTGCGCGGCCTGGTCTGGGGCCTGCCTGCCGAGCAGGTCGCGGCGCCGCGTAAACCGGCGTGGTGGGAGTCGCCGAAGCTGCTCGGATTCTCCGCGCTCGGCCTGACCGTCGTCCTGACGATCGTCTTCCTGTAAGGAGTCACCGCAGATGGCAGACAACGAGAAACGCAGTGGCGCACATCGGCTCTTTGATCTGCGGCTGCTGATAAGCGCGCTCTTCGCCGTGTACGGCGTGATCCTCACGATCGTCGGACTGCTCGACGGTGCGGGGGAGCTCGCCAGGGCCCAGGGGATCAGGATCAACCTGTGGCTGGGCCTGGCGATGCTGGTCTTCGCCGGGCTCGTCTTCCTGTGGGCCCGGCTGCGACCCCTGAAGGCTCCGGAAAAACCTAACGACGGGTGAAGTCGCCGGCCTGCCAGAACGACACCCGCAGCGGCGGCTGGGGGTTGTAGTTGTGCAGCGTCCAGCGGTCGAACCGGCGGCCGATGGTCCGGGTCGCGTTGACGGCCCGGGTCAGGTGGCGGCGCATGGGGTGTTCT
The Fodinicola acaciae DNA segment above includes these coding regions:
- a CDS encoding sodium:solute symporter family protein translates to MTEQLAIEQLAVNGLDYGILAIYFLVVIAIGLLARRAIATSEDFFLSGRSLPAWVTGLAFISANLGATEILGMAANGAQYGVSTVHFYWIGAVPAMVFLGLVMMPFYYNSKVHTVPEFLLRRFNRPTHFFNALSFAAGMLLTAGVNLYALGIVLQSLLGWPLWISIIVSALFVLVYITLGGLSGAIYTEVLQFFVIIAGLVPIVIIGLVAVGGWDGLVDKVSHGTSLGAAAFSQWGGTQVGHPTNPLGDWIGIVFGLGFVLSFGYWTTNFSEVQRALSAKDLSAAQRTPLIGAFPKIFIPALTIIPGLIALVIVPELQKKGADYNYVIPELMGKLLPNGVLGIALTGLMASFMAGMAANVSSFNTVFTYDLWQRYFAKDRPDRYYLNVGRIATVAGVIIGVGTAFIAAGFNNIMNYIQLLFSFFNAPLFATFLIALFWRRTTPWAGFWGLVSGTAGAGLAHFYLTGVFGTPLINIESTQSQNFYGAIAAFVIDAIVTVIVTMVTKPKPESELRGLVWGLPAEQVAAPRKPAWWESPKLLGFSALGLTVVLTIVFL